In Ruminococcaceae bacterium BL-6, a genomic segment contains:
- a CDS encoding protein of unknown function (Evidence 5 : Unknown function) has translation MLIVPVGPVIGAHTGPDMLSIAFWGAEQEPDGKWAHPWHADAIE, from the coding sequence GTGCTGATCGTGCCCGTCGGGCCTGTCATCGGGGCGCATACCGGCCCGGATATGCTCTCCATTGCCTTTTGGGGAGCGGAACAGGAGCCTGACGGGAAATGGGCGCATCCATGGCATGCGGATGCTATTGAATGA
- a CDS encoding TetR/AcrR family transcriptional regulator yields the protein MGNDKTDRREQKEIMKNGRIDRRVRKTKKQLRQGLTELLKEKSVKDITVRELSDLVDINRGTFYLHYKDVFDMVEQIEKEMFENFRNVLDEYPCKTLNGKPLPMIVAIFRFIKENSDMCGALISENGDISFINRLKELVRERCFSDWIELFHKSQNFEYYYSFIVSGCIGVLQSWLETGLKESPEHMAKLAEQMIMTGIKVIQ from the coding sequence ATGGGAAATGATAAAACGGATCGCCGTGAGCAGAAAGAAATTATGAAAAACGGCAGGATCGACCGCCGCGTGCGGAAAACGAAAAAGCAGCTCCGTCAGGGGCTGACGGAGCTGCTCAAAGAAAAAAGCGTCAAAGATATTACCGTTAGGGAATTGTCCGATCTGGTGGACATCAATCGGGGCACCTTTTATCTGCATTATAAAGACGTGTTCGACATGGTGGAGCAGATTGAAAAGGAGATGTTCGAAAACTTCCGCAACGTGTTGGATGAATATCCGTGCAAGACGTTAAACGGAAAACCGCTGCCTATGATCGTGGCTATTTTCCGCTTTATAAAAGAGAATTCCGATATGTGCGGAGCCCTGATCAGCGAAAACGGGGACATATCCTTTATCAACCGCCTGAAAGAGCTGGTCAGGGAGCGCTGTTTCAGCGACTGGATCGAGCTGTTTCATAAATCCCAAAACTTTGAGTATTATTACTCCTTCATCGTTTCCGGCTGTATCGGGGTTTTACAGAGCTGGCTGGAGACAGGGCTGAAAGAATCCCCGGAGCATATGGCCAAATTAGCCGAGCAGATGATTATGACGGGGATTAAAGTCATTCAATAG
- a CDS encoding Multidrug transporter, whose product MKTGIKLPTKRNIIDFIVDRRRLLEIIFGVLVVLSLFCNLFVEINYDLKEYLPEDTPSEAGIHLMEKEFGYPGTARVMVDGVSLYEAKAYKEKIEAVGGVDRVVWADSKTDVYQSGEFVESGDIKDYYKDGHSVMDIVFKEGDTSKRTSKAIDEIEKITGAKGHLVGPAVQDKTVSTGLKSEMGGVMALAFGLIALVLFLSTTSWFEPVLFLFIMAIVIVINKGTNIFLGTISFLTSNVSSVLLLACSMDFSIFLLHAFIRKKEAGEEPEQAIRDALDESMSSIIPSGVSTIAGFLMLATMKFTIGFDLGIVLAKGIVISLATVLCLMPSLILHSYKLVEKTAHCPFLPKFEKLGRMSFDARYAVLIFAALVAVPAFVAQGMNDFVYGNETMGLSPGTQLYADEQAIDAQFGRSNLMMVLYPNTSMVKEKQLSDELEDLGYVKSVTSLASTLPDGVPDSIVPKSTLNDLHTDRYARMLVYVRTKGESELAFQASDEIQAIVKKYYPEDSHVIGETPSTQDIKTTINGDYNVVDLLSLAGVGVIYAITFRSALVPLLLMIPVEMTVFLDMIFPYLTGSTTSFLGYLIVSNLILGATDDYGILITTTYLDFRKRMGRKQAYIETIATCTPSILASGMILSGAGYILHFTSSLAAIGDLGHLVGRGALLSIIIMIFLLPAILYLFDKPILRGQQRHEERLQRLRERKNGNPLLKRGGLKSFLKRVFGPPKTGRKQGV is encoded by the coding sequence ATGAAAACAGGCATAAAATTACCAACCAAACGCAACATCATCGATTTTATTGTCGACCGGCGGAGATTGCTTGAAATCATTTTCGGCGTCCTCGTTGTTCTCAGCCTTTTTTGCAACCTGTTCGTCGAAATCAATTACGATCTGAAGGAGTATCTTCCGGAAGACACGCCGTCGGAAGCCGGGATCCACCTGATGGAAAAGGAATTCGGCTACCCCGGGACCGCCCGCGTGATGGTGGATGGCGTGTCTCTCTATGAAGCCAAGGCCTATAAGGAAAAAATAGAAGCGGTCGGCGGCGTCGACCGGGTGGTCTGGGCCGACTCCAAAACGGATGTCTATCAGTCCGGCGAATTCGTCGAGAGCGGGGACATCAAGGATTATTACAAAGACGGGCATTCCGTCATGGACATCGTTTTTAAGGAAGGCGATACAAGCAAGCGCACTTCAAAGGCAATTGACGAGATCGAGAAGATAACCGGGGCAAAGGGGCACCTGGTCGGCCCGGCGGTGCAGGATAAGACGGTCAGCACGGGCCTGAAAAGCGAGATGGGCGGCGTGATGGCGCTCGCCTTCGGGCTGATCGCTCTGGTTTTGTTTCTGTCGACGACCTCGTGGTTCGAGCCGGTTCTGTTCCTGTTCATCATGGCCATCGTCATCGTCATAAACAAGGGAACCAATATTTTCCTGGGGACGATCTCCTTCCTCACCTCAAACGTTTCGTCCGTCCTGCTGCTGGCCTGTTCGATGGATTTTTCCATTTTCCTGCTGCATGCGTTCATCCGGAAAAAAGAGGCGGGCGAAGAACCGGAGCAGGCGATCCGCGATGCCCTGGATGAATCCATGAGCTCCATTATTCCCAGCGGCGTGAGCACCATCGCGGGCTTTTTGATGCTGGCGACGATGAAATTCACCATCGGCTTCGATCTGGGGATCGTTCTGGCGAAAGGGATCGTCATCAGCCTGGCCACCGTGCTCTGCCTGATGCCTTCGCTGATTCTGCACAGCTACAAGCTGGTCGAAAAAACGGCGCACTGCCCCTTTCTGCCGAAGTTTGAAAAATTGGGCAGGATGTCCTTCGATGCGCGCTATGCCGTTCTGATTTTCGCCGCGCTTGTTGCGGTGCCGGCCTTTGTCGCGCAGGGAATGAACGATTTTGTTTATGGGAATGAGACGATGGGCCTCAGCCCCGGCACGCAGCTGTATGCGGACGAGCAGGCGATCGACGCGCAGTTCGGGCGCAGCAACCTGATGATGGTTCTGTACCCGAATACTTCCATGGTGAAAGAGAAGCAGCTTTCGGATGAACTGGAAGATCTCGGCTATGTGAAAAGCGTCACGTCGCTTGCCAGCACGCTGCCGGATGGCGTCCCCGACAGCATCGTTCCGAAAAGCACGCTCAACGACCTGCACACGGATCGATATGCGCGGATGCTGGTTTATGTCAGGACCAAAGGGGAAAGCGAGCTGGCGTTCCAGGCCTCCGACGAAATACAGGCGATTGTCAAAAAATACTATCCCGAGGATTCCCACGTCATCGGCGAGACCCCTTCCACACAGGACATCAAAACCACGATCAACGGCGACTACAACGTGGTCGATCTGCTTTCCCTTGCCGGCGTCGGCGTGATTTACGCGATTACGTTCCGGTCCGCTCTCGTTCCCTTGTTGCTGATGATCCCGGTCGAGATGACCGTATTCCTCGATATGATTTTCCCCTACCTGACGGGGAGCACCACATCGTTTCTGGGCTACCTGATCGTCAGCAACCTGATTCTGGGCGCCACGGACGACTATGGGATCCTGATCACCACCACTTATCTGGATTTCCGCAAACGAATGGGCCGGAAACAGGCGTATATCGAGACGATCGCGACGTGCACCCCTTCGATCCTGGCTTCGGGCATGATCCTCAGCGGGGCGGGGTATATTCTGCACTTCACTTCCTCCCTCGCGGCGATCGGCGATTTGGGGCATCTGGTGGGCCGCGGCGCGCTGCTGAGCATCATCATCATGATTTTTCTGCTTCCCGCGATCCTGTATTTGTTTGACAAGCCGATCCTGCGCGGCCAGCAAAGGCACGAGGAGCGCCTGCAGCGGCTGCGCGAGAGGAAGAACGGGAACCCCCTGCTGAAACGGGGCGGGCTGAAAAGTTTTCTGAAGAGAGTTTTCGGGCCCCCGAAGACCGGGCGGAAGCAGGGCGTTTGA
- a CDS encoding conserved exported protein of unknown function (Evidence 4 : Unknown function but conserved in other organisms), which yields MKTGKRILAGILAAAVLAPPLAVPVQAARAPVTTDESMYVNLDHYGKVEQINVVKRAGLNGNSEFTDYGSYQKVTNMSNLARPNVSVQGVGWKLPESTGSFYYECTLKPEAASLPWSFDVSYQLNGVPTNADKLAGASGTVEVTIKAIPNKNVSDYYKNNMLLQVGTMVDMEDTLSVEAPGAQVQTVGKSKLVLFAALPGEETTFTMRIGTKKFETDGLVIMMVPGTLEQMKDIKEIKDDKDTVKDSADAISDSTNLILGTIESTSAGLSRVQSGLSSVDRARGTISSAKDGLYDKADLSLADLTAVAQQTALLVPHLQSAQQMVGDVNGDLNALTKTVEEAKPYLNSLDGSIGEIQDDIKKLREVLDDVGDASGDRDEVLREMKKDIKSARGDLSDLQPLLSSLNKSLTELSTLLGQLQEVLAGSSDPQAPTQITLLEKTKAVLDSTNGLVAALGAVCDQADEYLDTAEDTADLAEVYFDALDDGVDAADSTLKHSNELGSSTQSLLGKGEALIDRASALNGTMNRYEPETVSALKDTEELTRRLTSALNSSNAFLSSFESTMKASDGNLDAGTRDSLNGMIDVLGKSLDGISQTSVIKKANNTIKDTIDKETDKYEDDNNLLNLDAEAKPVSFTSAKNPSPESIQIILRTEEISLDDEEDNTKDLEKEKEKISPFQRMLNVFQKIWQSVIDAFQE from the coding sequence ATGAAAACGGGAAAAAGAATTTTGGCGGGCATCCTTGCCGCGGCCGTCCTGGCTCCGCCTTTGGCGGTGCCCGTGCAGGCGGCCAGGGCGCCGGTGACGACGGATGAATCGATGTACGTCAATCTGGACCATTACGGAAAAGTGGAGCAAATCAATGTCGTAAAAAGGGCCGGTTTAAACGGAAACAGTGAATTTACGGATTACGGTTCCTATCAGAAAGTGACCAACATGTCCAATCTGGCGAGACCAAACGTTTCCGTGCAGGGCGTCGGCTGGAAGCTGCCGGAGAGTACGGGGAGCTTTTATTATGAATGTACGCTCAAGCCGGAAGCCGCAAGCCTTCCATGGAGCTTCGACGTGTCCTATCAGCTCAACGGCGTCCCGACAAACGCCGATAAGCTGGCCGGGGCCTCCGGTACGGTGGAAGTCACGATAAAGGCCATACCGAACAAAAACGTCAGCGATTATTATAAAAACAATATGCTTTTGCAGGTAGGCACCATGGTCGATATGGAAGACACTTTGAGTGTCGAGGCGCCCGGGGCGCAGGTGCAGACGGTGGGAAAATCGAAGCTTGTCCTGTTTGCCGCGCTGCCGGGGGAGGAAACGACGTTTACCATGCGGATCGGAACAAAGAAATTTGAAACCGACGGTCTGGTCATAATGATGGTGCCGGGCACGCTCGAACAGATGAAGGATATCAAGGAAATCAAAGACGACAAGGATACGGTGAAGGATTCCGCGGATGCGATCAGCGATAGCACCAATCTGATCCTGGGGACGATCGAATCCACATCCGCCGGGCTGAGCCGGGTACAGTCCGGCCTTTCCTCCGTGGACCGGGCGCGCGGCACAATCAGCTCCGCAAAGGACGGGCTGTATGACAAAGCGGATCTGAGCCTTGCGGATCTCACCGCCGTCGCGCAGCAGACGGCGTTGCTGGTTCCTCATCTGCAAAGCGCGCAGCAGATGGTCGGGGATGTGAATGGCGACCTGAACGCGCTGACGAAGACCGTCGAAGAAGCCAAACCCTACCTCAATTCGCTTGACGGTTCCATCGGGGAAATTCAGGACGACATAAAGAAGCTGCGGGAGGTGCTCGACGATGTCGGCGACGCCTCCGGCGACCGGGATGAAGTCCTGCGCGAAATGAAAAAGGACATCAAAAGCGCGCGAGGCGATCTGTCCGATCTTCAGCCGCTTCTGAGCTCCCTGAACAAAAGCCTGACGGAGCTGAGCACTCTCCTCGGGCAATTGCAAGAGGTGCTGGCGGGCAGCAGCGACCCGCAGGCGCCCACCCAAATCACTCTGTTGGAAAAGACGAAAGCCGTGCTCGATTCCACGAACGGTCTCGTGGCCGCGCTGGGAGCGGTATGCGACCAGGCGGATGAATATCTGGATACGGCGGAGGATACGGCCGATCTGGCGGAAGTCTATTTTGACGCGCTGGACGACGGCGTGGACGCCGCGGATTCGACGCTGAAGCATTCCAATGAGCTGGGCAGCTCCACACAGAGCCTGCTGGGCAAGGGGGAAGCGCTGATCGACCGGGCGTCGGCTCTGAACGGCACGATGAATCGATATGAGCCTGAAACCGTCAGCGCTCTGAAGGATACCGAAGAGCTGACACGACGCCTGACAAGCGCCCTGAACAGTTCGAACGCATTCCTGTCGTCGTTCGAATCCACCATGAAGGCCAGCGACGGCAATCTGGACGCGGGGACCCGTGACAGCCTGAACGGCATGATTGATGTGCTGGGAAAGAGCCTCGACGGCATCTCCCAAACCTCGGTCATCAAAAAGGCCAACAACACCATCAAAGACACGATCGATAAGGAAACGGACAAATATGAAGACGACAACAACCTCTTAAATCTGGATGCCGAGGCAAAGCCGGTTTCCTTCACCTCCGCGAAAAATCCCTCCCCCGAAAGCATCCAGATCATTCTGCGCACCGAGGAAATCAGCCTTGATGACGAAGAGGACAACACAAAAGATCTGGAAAAGGAAAAGGAGAAGATCAGCCCCTTCCAGAGAATGCTCAATGTGTTTCAAAAGATCTGGCAGTCCGTCATCGATGCGTTTCAGGAGTAA
- a CDS encoding MFS transporter translates to MKPNRNIGIMYAIALLQGMVFYGPITTLYRQAVGVSIFQITVIESISLIVCLLLELPWGIIADKIGYKNTMIFCCALYFLSKIVFWRADRFAAFLLERIMLSVVVAGMSGVDISILYLSSEEGKSQKIFGIYNNLQMAGLLFASLVYSVFVRENYRFAGFLTVVSYGIAALISAGLVEVKSASGTQEIHLKGFLAIVRSTVQNKRLLLFLLGVALLNEAHQTITVFLNQLQYVKCGLSDAEIGYIFIGVTISGMIGIFSERLTRRLGIGLLTAILYGMAVTACIILAAVSSAWLSVVAVGLLRISFSLFQPLQMNLQNEQVITQNRATELSVNSLLIDCVGVGTNLIYGKLADVNLSAALFTGAAFCLIGYLCVWASRFVRMKK, encoded by the coding sequence ATGAAGCCAAATCGAAATATCGGGATCATGTACGCGATCGCCCTTTTACAGGGCATGGTGTTTTATGGGCCGATCACCACTTTATATCGTCAGGCAGTCGGAGTATCGATTTTTCAAATCACGGTCATCGAAAGTATTTCGCTTATTGTTTGCCTGCTGCTCGAATTGCCCTGGGGCATCATCGCCGATAAAATCGGATATAAAAACACCATGATTTTCTGCTGCGCACTGTATTTCCTGTCAAAAATCGTATTCTGGCGGGCAGACAGATTCGCGGCCTTCCTTCTGGAACGGATCATGCTGAGCGTTGTGGTCGCCGGAATGTCGGGCGTCGATATCAGCATTTTATATCTTTCCTCTGAAGAAGGCAAATCACAAAAGATATTTGGAATCTACAACAATTTACAGATGGCCGGCCTGCTTTTTGCCTCGCTTGTCTATTCCGTTTTTGTCAGGGAAAACTATCGTTTCGCCGGTTTTCTTACCGTTGTCAGCTATGGCATCGCCGCATTGATCTCCGCCGGGCTGGTCGAAGTAAAAAGCGCAAGCGGAACGCAAGAGATTCATCTGAAAGGGTTTCTTGCAATCGTCCGGTCAACAGTTCAGAACAAGCGGCTTTTGCTGTTTCTGCTCGGGGTTGCATTGCTGAATGAGGCGCACCAGACAATTACCGTATTCTTAAATCAGCTTCAATATGTGAAATGCGGTTTGTCCGATGCGGAAATCGGTTATATTTTCATCGGCGTCACAATTTCCGGCATGATCGGTATATTTTCCGAAAGGCTCACCCGCAGGCTCGGCATTGGACTATTGACAGCCATTTTATATGGGATGGCTGTGACGGCGTGCATTATTTTGGCTGCCGTGAGCAGCGCATGGCTGTCTGTCGTCGCCGTTGGTCTCTTACGGATCAGCTTCAGCCTGTTTCAGCCGCTGCAAATGAACCTGCAGAACGAGCAGGTCATCACGCAAAACCGGGCTACGGAGCTCAGTGTCAATTCTCTGTTGATCGATTGTGTCGGTGTTGGAACGAATTTGATCTACGGAAAGCTCGCAGATGTCAATCTGTCTGCCGCGCTGTTCACGGGCGCGGCCTTCTGCCTGATCGGATATTTATGCGTCTGGGCCAGCCGCTTTGTGAGAATGAAAAAATAG
- a CDS encoding conserved protein of unknown function (Evidence 4 : Unknown function but conserved in other organisms), with product MSTSVSKLTILFEAPFWIGLYEREDNGQYEVCKIIFGAEPKDYEVYDFLLKNWSKFRFSLSIEATAIAEKHINPKRMQRLIKRQMDDAGIGTKAQQALKLQQEQGKLERKSRSREQREVEKDRKFELRRARIKEKHKGR from the coding sequence ATGAGTACCAGTGTATCTAAACTTACCATCCTGTTTGAAGCCCCTTTTTGGATTGGTCTCTATGAACGTGAGGATAACGGGCAATACGAGGTCTGTAAAATCATATTCGGAGCAGAGCCAAAAGATTATGAAGTCTACGACTTCTTGCTGAAAAATTGGAGTAAGTTTAGATTCAGCCTATCCATTGAAGCCACAGCGATTGCTGAAAAGCACATAAACCCTAAGCGTATGCAACGCCTCATCAAGCGGCAGATGGATGATGCCGGCATAGGGACAAAGGCACAACAGGCGTTAAAGCTTCAGCAGGAGCAAGGAAAATTGGAACGCAAGTCCCGTTCCCGCGAACAACGAGAGGTAGAAAAGGATCGAAAATTTGAATTGCGGAGGGCGAGAATCAAAGAAAAACACAAAGGGCGTTGA
- a CDS encoding Ferredoxin encodes MKATIDRDGCISCGLCTETCPEVFRMGDDGKAEAYQDPVPKEAEGNAVEAQESCPVSVITVEG; translated from the coding sequence ATGAAAGCGACGATTGACAGAGACGGCTGCATTTCCTGCGGGCTGTGCACGGAAACCTGTCCGGAAGTTTTCCGGATGGGCGACGATGGAAAGGCGGAGGCGTATCAGGACCCGGTTCCGAAAGAGGCGGAGGGCAACGCCGTCGAAGCGCAGGAGAGCTGCCCCGTTTCGGTAATTACGGTGGAAGGATGA
- a CDS encoding GNAT family N-acetyltransferase: MRFHQQVQLKNGKTCILRNPNGEDAQEILQHMILTSEETENMLRYSDEIKMTETEERTYLSDMESSSDAIMISAVVDGKIVATAGLTPVSKFKKCRHRAEFGISIQKEYWGLGIGSHIMAAILETARQADYEQVELDVVTDNKRAIALYKKFGFKTFGTNKKAFRCRDRQYQALHLMSCRL; encoded by the coding sequence ATGAGATTTCATCAACAGGTCCAATTGAAAAATGGAAAAACGTGCATCCTGAGAAATCCTAATGGTGAGGATGCGCAAGAAATCCTACAGCATATGATTTTAACATCTGAAGAAACCGAGAACATGTTACGTTATTCCGATGAAATCAAAATGACCGAGACAGAGGAAAGGACCTACCTAAGCGATATGGAATCCAGTTCGGATGCCATTATGATTTCCGCCGTTGTTGACGGAAAAATCGTCGCAACTGCGGGATTAACCCCAGTTTCAAAATTTAAAAAATGCAGGCATCGGGCGGAATTCGGAATTTCCATTCAGAAAGAATATTGGGGGCTGGGAATAGGTTCTCACATTATGGCCGCAATTCTTGAAACGGCACGTCAGGCTGATTATGAACAGGTCGAGTTGGATGTCGTTACTGATAATAAGCGCGCAATTGCTTTATATAAAAAATTCGGATTCAAAACATTTGGCACGAATAAAAAGGCATTTCGGTGTCGTGATAGACAATATCAAGCTCTGCATTTAATGTCTTGCAGATTATGA
- a CDS encoding Excinuclease ABC subunit UvrA, whose product MTGQQAKMSRRRLAGRKGIGPAAGKNDAGRQKMNEIFDHGYIDIKDAYQNNLKHINIRIPKYKTTVFVGLSGSGKSSLVFDTIAAASRRELNETFPSFTQQYLPKFGQPHVGEIEHLPVAIVIQQKRVGQNARSTLATYTGIYSLLRLLFSRIGKPFIGYSDNFSFNLPQGMCPRCQGLGYVDEIDESKLIDPEKSLNEGAITFVSFGPHTWRWDRYALSGLFDLDKPVKDYTEEEYELLMHAQQQTLKNPPDEWPRTAKYEGVVPRIRRSIVNSQEGKHHQAAIAEVVTRQTCPACHGARLKPEALTNKIAGRNIADVCGMDLVHVLTFLDGITEPLAADAVRELKTKIRSLVDIGLGYLTLNRSTDTLSGGEAQRIKVAKYLTSALSDMVYVLDEPSVGLHPHDIQLMQKALAKLKDRGNTILIVEHNPELIASADYIVEMGPGAGRSGGTVTFTGTYPELLNSDTLTGKWLSRPPVFRAERRPSGSLPLRHVCDNNLKDVSVDIPLGILTVISGVAGSGKSSLVNAMKRRLKEDYVDLSQVPVGINIRSTPATYLEILDEIRRLFGAENHVSTGLFSYNGKGACPRCGGKGVTITNMAFMDPVIQVCELCKGQRYSEEALSYPYHEKNIAEVLNMSVTQAQRFFADQPKIKKPLENLERVGLGYLTLEQPLTTLSGGELQRLKLAFELGRKGEIYLLDEPTAGLHLQDTERLIVLFNQLVDNGNTLIIIEHDLAVISQADWLIDLGPDAGVYGGRILYSGTPRDSMRVPASKTGTALRLYCDSHRQIAKGNSAR is encoded by the coding sequence ATGACGGGGCAACAAGCAAAAATGAGCAGGCGGCGCCTGGCAGGCAGAAAAGGGATCGGGCCGGCCGCCGGTAAAAACGATGCAGGAAGGCAAAAAATGAACGAAATTTTTGATCATGGGTACATTGACATTAAAGATGCGTACCAAAACAACCTGAAGCATATCAACATCCGGATTCCAAAATATAAGACGACCGTGTTCGTAGGGCTTTCGGGCTCGGGAAAGTCTTCCCTCGTTTTCGATACGATCGCGGCGGCTTCCCGGCGTGAGCTGAACGAGACCTTTCCGAGCTTCACACAGCAGTATCTGCCGAAATTCGGCCAGCCGCATGTCGGGGAGATCGAACACCTTCCGGTCGCCATCGTGATCCAGCAAAAGCGGGTCGGGCAGAACGCCCGGTCGACCCTTGCCACCTACACGGGGATCTATTCCCTGCTTCGGCTTCTGTTTTCACGGATCGGCAAGCCGTTCATCGGGTATTCGGACAATTTTTCCTTCAATCTTCCGCAGGGGATGTGCCCGCGCTGCCAGGGGCTGGGCTATGTGGACGAAATCGACGAGTCAAAGCTGATCGACCCTGAAAAATCCCTGAACGAAGGCGCCATTACGTTCGTCAGCTTCGGCCCGCACACCTGGCGCTGGGACCGGTACGCCCTGAGCGGCCTGTTCGATCTGGACAAGCCGGTGAAAGACTACACGGAAGAGGAGTACGAGCTGCTGATGCATGCGCAGCAGCAGACGCTGAAAAACCCGCCGGATGAATGGCCGCGCACAGCCAAGTATGAAGGCGTCGTCCCGCGGATCCGCCGCTCCATCGTCAACAGCCAGGAAGGGAAACACCATCAGGCCGCCATTGCCGAGGTCGTGACCAGGCAGACCTGCCCCGCCTGTCATGGAGCCCGGCTGAAACCGGAGGCGCTGACAAACAAAATCGCCGGCCGGAATATTGCGGATGTATGCGGCATGGACCTGGTCCATGTTCTCACGTTCCTGGACGGCATTACGGAACCGCTGGCCGCCGACGCGGTGCGGGAACTGAAAACAAAAATCCGGTCTCTCGTAGACATCGGCCTGGGGTACCTGACGCTCAACCGAAGCACGGACACGCTTTCCGGCGGGGAAGCACAGCGGATCAAAGTGGCGAAATATCTGACCAGCGCGCTGTCCGACATGGTCTACGTGCTGGACGAGCCCAGCGTGGGCCTTCATCCCCACGACATTCAGCTGATGCAGAAGGCCCTTGCCAAATTAAAAGACCGGGGCAATACGATTCTGATCGTGGAACACAACCCCGAATTGATCGCGTCTGCAGATTATATCGTGGAAATGGGCCCGGGCGCGGGGCGCAGCGGCGGGACGGTGACCTTTACGGGAACCTATCCTGAGCTTTTGAATTCCGACACGCTCACCGGGAAATGGCTGAGCCGCCCGCCGGTGTTCCGGGCAGAGCGCCGGCCCTCCGGCAGCCTTCCCCTGCGCCATGTGTGCGACAACAATCTGAAAGACGTCTCGGTGGATATCCCGCTGGGGATCCTGACGGTGATCTCCGGCGTGGCGGGATCCGGCAAAAGCTCGCTTGTAAACGCGATGAAACGCCGGCTGAAAGAAGATTACGTCGATCTGTCGCAGGTTCCGGTGGGGATCAACATCCGTTCCACGCCCGCCACTTATCTGGAGATCCTGGATGAGATCCGCCGCCTGTTCGGCGCGGAAAATCACGTTTCGACGGGCCTTTTCAGCTATAACGGAAAGGGGGCCTGCCCCCGCTGCGGCGGGAAAGGGGTAACCATCACCAATATGGCGTTTATGGACCCGGTGATTCAGGTCTGCGAGCTGTGCAAGGGGCAAAGATACAGCGAAGAAGCGCTTTCCTACCCTTATCATGAAAAAAATATCGCCGAGGTGCTCAACATGTCGGTCACACAGGCGCAGCGCTTTTTTGCAGATCAGCCGAAGATCAAAAAGCCGCTGGAAAATCTTGAGCGGGTCGGCCTGGGGTACCTGACGCTGGAGCAGCCGCTCACCACCCTTTCCGGCGGTGAACTGCAGCGGCTGAAGCTGGCTTTTGAGCTCGGGAGGAAGGGCGAGATTTATTTGCTGGACGAGCCGACGGCAGGCCTGCACCTGCAGGATACCGAACGGCTGATCGTCCTGTTCAACCAGCTGGTCGACAACGGCAATACGCTGATCATCATCGAACACGATCTGGCGGTGATCAGCCAGGCAGACTGGCTGATCGACCTCGGGCCCGACGCGGGCGTATACGGCGGCCGGATCCTTTACAGCGGAACGCCGCGCGATTCCATGCGGGTTCCGGCGTCAAAAACGGGGACCGCGCTCCGGCTTTACTGCGACAGCCACCGGCAAATTGCGAAAGGAAATTCGGCGCGCTGA
- a CDS encoding protein of unknown function (Evidence 5 : Unknown function), producing MNDLFLDNDKKKYLHCILQVLEAANGSDLYSGTLAGNEAGCKHYDCFVSCNCANSRD from the coding sequence ATGAATGACCTGTTTCTCGATAACGATAAGAAGAAGTACCTGCATTGTATTTTGCAGGTGCTGGAAGCGGCCAACGGCTCTGATCTTTACAGCGGCACGTTAGCTGGAAATGAAGCCGGATGCAAACATTATGATTGCTTTGTTTCCTGCAACTGCGCAAACTCCAGAGATTAG